From the genome of Nocardia sp. NBC_01503, one region includes:
- a CDS encoding ESX secretion-associated protein EspG, protein MTRIWQLGDLEFVVLWEQLNSDYLPFPFSFMSRTPLYDDFLREKRETAERVRTRLSGSFDSVLESVAQPDIRIIVDAWDGRDPQRSDGRIRIMATRKGSQGFLVTQLPGETYMHSGGFTVAECDPLRLADEIVSALPVSKPGDHAEIPLSPPSEKQDDIDYEYGRSRIGAGPEDPVADRSRKFLHIRPTLIGTIDVIQGSSVFGPRGVTRHRMEWRDLQDSGRYVIGHAAPWKAVAADEKRFIGMINARIAEVIRVIKEERR, encoded by the coding sequence ATGACACGTATCTGGCAGCTCGGAGACTTAGAGTTCGTAGTGCTGTGGGAACAGCTCAATAGTGACTACCTACCTTTCCCCTTCTCCTTCATGAGTAGGACGCCGCTATACGACGACTTCCTGCGCGAGAAGCGAGAGACAGCTGAGCGGGTCCGTACCAGGCTGAGTGGATCGTTCGACAGTGTTTTGGAATCTGTGGCGCAGCCGGATATTCGAATCATTGTCGATGCTTGGGACGGCCGAGATCCGCAGCGATCGGACGGTCGAATCAGAATTATGGCGACTCGCAAGGGGAGTCAAGGATTCCTCGTTACACAGCTGCCCGGTGAAACCTACATGCACAGTGGTGGATTCACTGTTGCAGAATGCGATCCATTGCGGCTGGCAGATGAGATCGTATCGGCATTGCCGGTTTCGAAGCCAGGTGACCACGCTGAAATTCCACTATCGCCACCAAGCGAGAAGCAAGACGACATCGACTATGAGTACGGTCGCTCACGTATTGGTGCGGGTCCCGAAGATCCGGTTGCTGACCGTTCAAGGAAGTTCTTGCACATCAGACCGACTCTTATCGGCACCATCGACGTAATCCAAGGATCGTCGGTATTCGGTCCGCGCGGGGTCACCAGACATCGGATGGAGTGGCGCGATCTGCAGGATTCGGGAAGATACGTGATCGGGCATGCAGCGCCGTGGAAGGCGGTTGCCGCAGACGAGAAGCGGTTCATCGGCATGATCAATGCTCGTATCGCCGAGGTGATTCGGGTGATCAAGGAGGAACGTCGATAA
- a CDS encoding YncE family protein yields the protein MARHIFDLVSRESRSGSGLSGVVGVYLVLLVLAVVVVVLATGVRLLRRNPLVASYAAAGTRLWVRYGSNAMEVPPATGYTVVPYSQIKDLAFIGGVAFIRPNGGPGFVLPRELVPESGLVLIQAAHPPRSSLVQPSGAKSAPVPRDMRGQIVLVTCAAVVVLVVFAVIAVIDMKPAGSEHGSVPATAADVRTTIAVGSEPYGSLALDSDAKSLYVATPGAEQNSPGSVFVVDIATNRVAATIPLTMNPKSIAVDPGTHSAYVLGSAGADTQGGVFTVIDCSTNTVTGTIPLTGSMPAGLPAMGIAIGTDKRTAFIVNQSKSIELVDLATNKQINSIPLPLAATSITLDPAARKLFVVDTEGMIAVIDPVAMAVVGTIDGRGHEISSIAVDPGANILYISSGREGAIKVVDTIARVVTATLTVPNPEALAVDPTTHNIYAYTSGEISVLQR from the coding sequence ATGGCTCGGCACATCTTCGATTTGGTGAGCAGGGAAAGCCGTTCGGGTTCGGGGCTCTCCGGGGTAGTCGGTGTGTATCTCGTGCTACTGGTGCTGGCCGTTGTCGTCGTTGTGTTGGCCACGGGAGTTCGCTTGTTGCGGCGGAATCCGTTGGTTGCCTCTTATGCTGCTGCGGGGACTCGATTGTGGGTGCGGTATGGCAGCAACGCGATGGAAGTGCCACCGGCGACGGGGTACACGGTGGTGCCCTACAGCCAGATCAAGGACTTGGCGTTTATCGGCGGCGTAGCCTTCATCCGACCGAATGGCGGACCCGGTTTCGTATTGCCACGCGAACTGGTTCCTGAGTCGGGTCTTGTACTCATTCAGGCTGCTCATCCTCCGCGAAGCTCGCTGGTTCAACCCAGTGGCGCAAAATCCGCACCGGTGCCCCGTGACATGCGCGGACAAATAGTTCTTGTGACGTGTGCGGCTGTCGTTGTACTGGTCGTCTTCGCCGTTATTGCCGTGATCGATATGAAACCTGCAGGTAGCGAACATGGTTCGGTTCCAGCGACCGCAGCCGACGTACGCACCACGATCGCGGTCGGGTCTGAGCCGTACGGCTCTCTCGCTCTCGACTCGGATGCGAAGTCTCTGTATGTGGCAACACCTGGGGCAGAACAGAACTCGCCGGGCTCAGTGTTCGTGGTGGATATCGCCACCAACAGGGTGGCCGCCACAATCCCGCTGACCATGAACCCGAAATCCATTGCCGTCGACCCAGGTACCCACTCCGCCTACGTTTTGGGATCGGCCGGCGCGGATACCCAAGGCGGCGTCTTCACCGTAATCGATTGCTCTACCAACACGGTTACCGGCACCATTCCGTTAACTGGATCGATGCCCGCCGGGCTCCCCGCGATGGGTATCGCGATCGGCACCGACAAGCGCACAGCCTTCATAGTCAATCAGAGCAAGTCCATCGAATTAGTCGACCTCGCAACGAACAAGCAGATCAACTCTATCCCGCTACCCCTCGCGGCCACCTCCATCACGTTGGATCCCGCCGCTCGCAAATTGTTCGTTGTGGACACGGAGGGGATGATCGCGGTGATCGACCCCGTGGCGATGGCTGTCGTAGGAACTATTGACGGTCGGGGTCACGAAATCAGCTCGATAGCAGTTGATCCCGGGGCGAACATCCTGTACATCTCCAGTGGTCGGGAGGGAGCTATCAAGGTGGTTGACACCATAGCCCGAGTGGTCACCGCCACCCTGACTGTCCCGAATCCCGAGGCGCTGGCGGTAGATCCGACCACACACAACATCTATGCCTATACAAGCGGCGAGATTTCGGTGCTGCAGCGATGA